In Thermodesulfobacteriota bacterium, a single window of DNA contains:
- a CDS encoding choice-of-anchor U domain-containing protein: MDEKLIERYVLIISLIMFTLSSVLFLSTRAQADTYCVGCDDGTATTCGGGAACGALMTPGCNGGNTGVICSDITDALDCIDDLDDPDATIRIAQNFPMMPFDGPGNSFIINNTTAPADDSQIINIRGGWTASTCATQTLNPSNTIVEAPMNDRVFLINNTTSDLLGVTLEGLTITGGNPMSGTATNCGGVNLGDLNGGGVCAEADGSGGLIFTSMSNIYDGNSASDSSAKGGGLAVISSGGGVINATIMNDTFTNNQADNDGGGILLASDGSNLNATVDGDFIGINDPFDPPLFGGNQGNQGGGIAIRGDGGSVDVMNQGNSIINNTAVAGFGGGGIIIINKSGNTEPVTASVEKDVITFNTADSDHGGGITIEAETGTTINASIIKTEIGNNSAGTFGGGIALRGNGTINLFPVVNNIIFKNIAIGDPGGGGVAAVTNGTSSDYDIKFVNNTIADNEATNPGARGGAILADNSGDGRIDWTLPNDIIFFNTAAGDGDQIALVNDGPSCTPPSPTNCATLAVRFSDIVTTDPANIVGTGIGVGFVNILEGIISTNPLFVNNITADDYRIEQASPAANAGTKTAAVTVAGAEADPPPDDIVDNPRDISMGAFEPLPSPTPTPTPTPTPSPTPTATPTPTPSPTPTATPTPTPSPTPTATPTPTPPPNIDTFPNARNGKLVTIESEEGTTLSDVKPLSKNLQGCPEGFDGQFLSFPVGSYQYVVSGLNPGDETTVIIDLPPGTIVNSYFKFGPTPDNTQPHCYEFLFDGQTGAQISGTNVVVHHIDGARGDSDLTPNGVIVEPGAPALLSEEPPSRSGDGCSIAQTVSSQTALLNLLIPLLPAFAVGLRSFRRKKNK; the protein is encoded by the coding sequence AGCGCTGATGACGCCCGGTTGTAATGGTGGAAACACCGGTGTTATATGTTCAGACATTACAGATGCTCTCGATTGTATTGATGATCTTGACGATCCCGATGCAACAATAAGGATAGCTCAGAATTTCCCTATGATGCCTTTTGATGGCCCAGGAAATTCTTTTATTATTAATAATACTACTGCTCCAGCGGATGACTCTCAGATAATAAATATACGTGGTGGTTGGACAGCTAGTACATGCGCCACTCAAACGCTTAATCCCTCAAACACTATTGTCGAAGCTCCTATGAATGACAGGGTATTTTTGATTAACAACACTACAAGCGACCTTTTAGGTGTAACCTTAGAGGGCCTTACTATAACAGGCGGTAACCCTATGTCAGGTACAGCAACAAATTGTGGGGGTGTAAATCTTGGTGATTTAAATGGTGGAGGGGTATGTGCAGAGGCGGATGGTAGTGGTGGATTGATATTTACCTCCATGTCAAATATTTATGATGGCAATTCCGCAAGTGATTCCTCTGCGAAAGGCGGGGGGTTAGCCGTTATTTCTAGTGGAGGAGGGGTTATCAATGCAACGATAATGAATGATACTTTCACAAATAATCAAGCAGATAATGATGGTGGTGGGATCCTTTTGGCTTCTGATGGTAGTAATCTCAATGCTACTGTTGATGGTGATTTTATTGGTATTAATGACCCATTTGACCCCCCATTGTTCGGCGGTAATCAAGGTAATCAAGGAGGAGGGATCGCAATCAGAGGAGATGGGGGTAGTGTTGATGTTATGAATCAAGGAAATTCGATTATTAATAACACAGCCGTTGCTGGTTTTGGAGGAGGAGGTATCATAATAATTAATAAGAGTGGTAATACAGAACCTGTTACTGCATCAGTTGAAAAAGATGTGATAACGTTTAATACGGCAGACAGTGATCACGGGGGAGGGATTACTATTGAAGCCGAAACTGGTACGACTATAAATGCATCAATCATCAAGACCGAGATAGGAAACAACAGCGCTGGTACATTTGGAGGGGGTATAGCCCTAAGAGGAAATGGTACCATCAATCTATTTCCAGTTGTAAATAATATTATTTTTAAAAACATAGCAATAGGTGATCCTGGGGGAGGAGGAGTTGCGGCTGTTACCAATGGGACTAGTTCAGATTATGATATAAAATTTGTTAATAATACGATAGCAGACAATGAGGCAACTAATCCAGGAGCTCGGGGAGGTGCAATACTGGCTGATAACTCAGGGGATGGAAGAATTGATTGGACGCTGCCTAACGATATAATTTTCTTCAATACCGCAGCAGGAGATGGTGATCAGATTGCACTCGTGAATGATGGCCCAAGCTGCACGCCGCCTTCTCCCACTAACTGCGCGACTCTGGCAGTTCGTTTTTCTGATATTGTTACTACAGATCCGGCGAATATCGTGGGAACTGGAATTGGTGTCGGCTTTGTCAATATATTGGAGGGGATTATTTCGACTAACCCCCTTTTTGTTAACAATATTACCGCTGACGACTATCGCATAGAGCAAGCGTCACCAGCCGCTAATGCAGGTACGAAAACAGCTGCTGTTACGGTTGCGGGAGCAGAGGCTGATCCCCCTCCTGATGATATTGTTGATAATCCGAGGGACATATCGATGGGCGCTTTTGAGCCTCTCCCTTCACCTACACCCACGCCGACTCCGACTCCGACACCATCCCCGACTCCAACAGCCACCCCAACTCCGACACCATCCCCAACTCCAACAGCTACACCGACTCCAACACCATCCCCAACTCCAACAGCTACCCCGACTCCGACACCTCCTCCAAATATAGATACATTTCCAAACGCTAGGAACGGAAAGCTTGTGACTATAGAATCGGAAGAAGGTACGACACTCTCCGATGTAAAACCCTTATCGAAGAATCTTCAGGGTTGCCCGGAAGGGTTCGATGGTCAATTCTTAAGCTTCCCCGTAGGGTCTTATCAATATGTTGTTAGCGGACTCAATCCGGGGGATGAGACAACGGTTATAATCGATCTTCCACCGGGAACCATCGTTAATTCATATTTTAAGTTTGGACCCACACCCGACAACACGCAACCCCACTGCTATGAGTTCCTATTCGATGGACAAACGGGCGCCCAGATATCTGGGACTAATGTTGTCGTTCATCACATAGACGGAGCGCGTGGTGACTCTGATCTAACTCCTAATGGGGTGATCGTAGAACCCGGTGCCCCGGCACTGTTGAGTGAAGAACCTCCTAGTAGGTCAGGGGATGGATGTTCAATAGCTCAAACCGTTTCTTCCCAAACAGCATTACTGAATCTATTAATACCTCTCCTTCCGGCATTTGCCGTCGGACTGAGGAGTTTTAGACGAAAAAAGAATAAGTAG
- the rplL gene encoding 50S ribosomal protein L7/L12 has protein sequence MAEITRADVISYLESANMLEISDLIKEVEDKFGVKAAAPQIAMAPVAGVAAAGAESAPAEAEKTEFDVILKTVGENKIQVIKAVREITSLGLKEAKELVEGAPKTVKEGEKKENAEAIKKKLEEAGATAEIV, from the coding sequence ATGGCAGAGATTACTAGAGCCGACGTGATTTCGTACCTCGAAAGTGCGAACATGTTAGAGATCTCGGATTTAATTAAAGAGGTTGAGGACAAGTTTGGCGTAAAGGCTGCCGCGCCACAGATCGCAATGGCACCCGTTGCCGGTGTTGCCGCGGCGGGAGCCGAAAGTGCACCTGCAGAAGCTGAGAAGACTGAGTTTGACGTAATATTGAAGACCGTAGGCGAAAATAAAATTCAGGTTATCAAAGCGGTTAGGGAAATAACTTCTCTCGGTCTCAAAGAGGCAAAAGAGCTCGTTGAAGGGGCTCCAAAGACGGTAAAAGAAGGTGAGAAGAAAGAAAATGCAGAAGCGATCAAGAAGAAACTTGAAGAAGCAGGGGCTACTGCAGAGATTGTTTGA
- the rplJ gene encoding 50S ribosomal protein L10 → MLNKTLKQDLVKEINDRFKANPTVMVIEYKGLSVKEMQRLRRQLKRAKAEFRVVKNSLLRIASKETGIERINDLFEGPTAVAICDDDPASVAKVFVDSMKAYPAVRLKGGIVDGKVIGSEEVTRLSRLPSKEVLLSQFVGMLTNPIANFIGVLTELQRSLLYVLNSLKEVKEREEEQKG, encoded by the coding sequence ATGTTGAATAAAACCTTGAAACAGGATTTAGTAAAAGAAATTAACGATCGGTTTAAAGCTAATCCTACGGTCATGGTTATCGAGTATAAGGGGCTTAGCGTAAAGGAAATGCAGAGACTTAGAAGGCAGCTTAAAAGGGCAAAAGCAGAATTCAGGGTTGTTAAGAATTCGCTTCTTAGAATAGCTTCTAAAGAGACCGGGATTGAAAGGATAAATGACCTTTTTGAAGGGCCGACTGCAGTTGCCATTTGTGATGATGACCCGGCATCTGTCGCAAAAGTATTCGTTGATTCAATGAAGGCATACCCTGCTGTACGGCTTAAGGGCGGGATAGTCGATGGCAAAGTGATTGGATCTGAGGAGGTCACAAGACTATCCAGGCTTCCGTCAAAAGAGGTCTTATTGTCTCAATTTGTCGGCATGCTCACGAATCCGATTGCAAATTTCATAGGCGTACTTACTGAGCTTCAGAGAAGTCTCCTGTATGTGCTCAATTCTTTGAAGGAAGTAAAAGAAAGAGAAGAGGAACAAAAAGGTTAG
- the nusG gene encoding transcription termination/antitermination protein NusG, producing MNNRWYVVHTNTGFEDRVKTSIEDRVRSENLSELINEVLIPTETIVEPVKGGKKKTSVRKFFPGYILVKMELNDKSWHIIRSIPKVIGFVGGKIKDGMIDPDSVPAIQEDEVTKIKQQIREGTLKPKPKISFERGETVKVIEGPFANFTGVTEEVNPDKGRVQVLVTIFGRTTPIELDFNQVEKI from the coding sequence ATGAATAACAGGTGGTATGTGGTGCATACAAATACTGGTTTCGAAGACAGGGTAAAGACCTCGATTGAAGACAGGGTTAGGTCTGAAAATCTTAGTGAATTAATAAACGAGGTTCTAATTCCCACTGAAACCATAGTTGAGCCGGTCAAGGGTGGGAAGAAGAAGACCTCTGTTAGAAAATTTTTCCCTGGATACATATTGGTAAAAATGGAACTCAACGATAAGAGTTGGCATATTATTAGGAGTATTCCAAAGGTAATAGGTTTTGTGGGAGGGAAAATAAAGGATGGCATGATTGATCCCGACTCTGTTCCTGCCATACAGGAAGATGAGGTTACGAAGATTAAACAGCAAATACGGGAAGGGACACTAAAGCCTAAGCCGAAGATATCCTTTGAGAGGGGGGAAACGGTAAAAGTCATAGAGGGACCATTCGCGAACTTTACCGGTGTAACAGAGGAAGTAAACCCTGATAAAGGAAGGGTTCAGGTTCTTGTGACGATTTTCGGCAGAACTACGCCCATCGAACTAGATTTCAATCAAGTGGAGAAAATATAG
- the rplA gene encoding 50S ribosomal protein L1, with protein MARGKKYLNVRSKVDLAHAYNLIEALALLEETKTAKFDETVDIAVKLGIDPRQANQQVRGAMVLPHGLGRKIRVLVFASGEKVKEAEEAGADYVGSEELVNKIAKENWLDFDVAVATPDVMSLVGKLGKILGPRGLMPSPKVGTVTFDVAKMVREAKAGRIEFKNDKGGVVHVPIGKISFGSSKLRDNLLVFMDNLTKMKPASSKGTFIRKVVVSNTMGPGIKVDIVNIREALKGLEIAA; from the coding sequence ATGGCAAGAGGCAAGAAGTATTTAAACGTTAGAAGCAAGGTTGATCTGGCACATGCTTACAATCTCATTGAGGCATTAGCGCTTTTAGAGGAGACGAAAACCGCGAAATTTGATGAGACTGTCGACATTGCTGTCAAACTTGGGATAGACCCTCGCCAGGCAAATCAGCAGGTTCGAGGAGCGATGGTGTTACCTCACGGTCTAGGTAGGAAGATAAGGGTTCTTGTATTTGCCAGTGGTGAAAAGGTTAAAGAGGCAGAAGAGGCAGGTGCGGATTATGTTGGGTCTGAGGAGCTGGTCAATAAGATCGCTAAGGAAAATTGGCTGGATTTTGATGTTGCAGTTGCTACGCCTGATGTAATGAGTTTAGTTGGGAAGCTAGGTAAGATACTTGGTCCTAGAGGACTGATGCCGAGCCCGAAGGTAGGCACCGTTACTTTTGATGTTGCTAAAATGGTGAGAGAAGCAAAAGCGGGGAGGATCGAGTTTAAAAATGATAAGGGGGGTGTGGTTCATGTTCCAATCGGGAAGATTTCTTTTGGCTCAAGCAAGTTAAGGGATAACCTCCTGGTGTTTATGGATAACTTAACAAAGATGAAACCTGCGTCGTCAAAAGGAACATTCATAAGGAAGGTGGTAGTCTCAAATACGATGGGACCTGGGATAAAGGTTGATATCGTTAATATTCGTGAGGCGCTAAAGGGGCTCGAAATTGCGGCTTAG
- the secE gene encoding preprotein translocase subunit SecE, translated as MDNPREYLNKAVDFFNDVEVESKRVTWPSLKETVRSTGAVVLISAILAAFLGLVDFLFSIAVKFILS; from the coding sequence ATGGATAATCCAAGAGAATATTTAAATAAAGCAGTTGACTTTTTCAATGACGTTGAAGTTGAAAGTAAGCGTGTAACCTGGCCCTCTTTAAAAGAAACCGTAAGATCCACTGGTGCAGTCGTACTGATCTCGGCAATTCTTGCAGCCTTTTTGGGGTTGGTGGACTTTTTATTTTCAATTGCAGTTAAATTTATCTTGAGCTGA
- the rplK gene encoding 50S ribosomal protein L11, producing the protein MKKVIGEIKLLIPAGKATPSPPVGPALGQRGVNIMEFCKAFNAQTSRLSDLIPVIVTVFADRSFTFTTKSPPASYLLKKAAGIEKGSGEVPRVKAGKITKEQIKEIAAKKIEDLNTDDIEMAERIIEGTARSMGIEVV; encoded by the coding sequence ATGAAGAAGGTGATAGGTGAAATAAAGCTTTTGATACCCGCTGGTAAAGCGACGCCCTCGCCCCCAGTTGGTCCCGCGCTTGGACAGAGGGGGGTGAACATTATGGAGTTTTGTAAGGCGTTTAATGCACAGACTTCAAGGCTAAGTGATTTGATACCGGTGATAGTAACTGTTTTTGCAGATAGGTCATTCACATTTACCACTAAATCTCCACCGGCATCCTATCTGCTGAAGAAAGCTGCAGGCATAGAAAAGGGCTCTGGTGAGGTTCCTCGTGTGAAAGCGGGTAAGATTACAAAAGAACAGATAAAAGAAATCGCTGCTAAAAAAATCGAAGACCTGAATACCGATGACATAGAAATGGCTGAACGGATAATCGAAGGGACTGCTAGAAGCATGGGGATCGAAGTTGTTTGA